In the genome of Streptococcus oralis, one region contains:
- a CDS encoding N-acetylmuramoyl-L-alanine amidase family protein: MKKFKIMMQVGLAVFFFALLATSTVLADTTGGQFVDKGNRKYYIKDDHKAIYWHKIDGKIYYFDDDGEMVVGWQYLEIPGTGYRDDLFDNRPVFEIGLQYKWYYFNQDGVLQEFVGWQQLEVKDSLTVGKKHGEGFEGPEVLKLANYYFNEDHSLKTGWLYDQSNWYYLAKTGHLGKDYLDGERRAGWINDDSTWYYLDPTTGIMQTGWQYLGNKWYYLRSSGAMATSWIKDGSTWYYLDQSNGDMKTGWAYVGNKWYYFRSSGAMATGWYQDGSTWYYLNAGNGDMKTGWFQVNGKWYYAYSSGALAVNTTVEGYSLNYNGEWIQ, from the coding sequence ATGAAAAAATTTAAAATAATGATGCAAGTTGGACTCGCAGTCTTTTTCTTTGCTTTGCTAGCGACAAGTACAGTATTGGCGGATACCACAGGTGGACAGTTTGTTGATAAGGGCAATAGAAAATACTATATAAAAGATGACCATAAAGCGATCTATTGGCATAAAATAGATGGTAAAATCTACTATTTTGATGATGATGGAGAAATGGTAGTCGGCTGGCAATACTTAGAAATTCCTGGGACGGGTTATCGTGACGATTTATTTGATAATCGTCCAGTTTTCGAAATTGGCCTTCAATATAAATGGTACTACTTTAACCAAGATGGGGTACTTCAAGAATTTGTTGGCTGGCAACAATTAGAGGTTAAGGATTCATTAACTGTTGGTAAAAAACATGGTGAAGGCTTTGAAGGCCCAGAAGTTCTTAAATTAGCAAATTATTACTTTAATGAAGATCATTCTTTAAAAACAGGTTGGCTCTACGATCAATCTAACTGGTACTATCTAGCAAAAACAGGTCATTTAGGGAAAGACTACCTTGATGGTGAAAGACGTGCGGGTTGGATAAACGATGATTCGACTTGGTACTACCTAGATCCAACAACTGGTATTATGCAAACTGGTTGGCAATATCTAGGTAATAAGTGGTACTACCTCCGCTCATCGGGAGCTATGGCAACTAGTTGGATTAAAGATGGTTCAACTTGGTATTACCTAGACCAATCAAATGGTGATATGAAAACTGGCTGGGCTTATGTCGGTAACAAGTGGTACTACTTCCGTTCATCAGGAGCTATGGCAACCGGTTGGTATCAAGATGGTTCAACTTGGTACTACCTAAATGCAGGTAATGGAGATATGAAGACTGGTTGGTTCCAGGTTAATGGCAAATGGTACTACGCTTATAGCTCCGGTGCTTTAGCAGTGAATACGACCGTAGAAGGCTATTCGCTCAACTATAATGGCGAATGGATCCAATAA
- the mvk gene encoding mevalonate kinase yields MTKKVGVGQAHSKIILIGEHAVVYGYPAISLPLIEVEVTCKVVPAESPWRLYEEDTLSMAVYASLEYLDIKEACIRCVIDSAIPEKRGMGSSAAISIAAIRAVFDYYQADLPHHVLEILVNRAEMIAHMNPSGLDAKTCLSDQPIRFIKNLGFTELEMNLSAYLVIADTGVYGHTREAIQVVQSKGKDALPFLHALGELTQQAEDAIRRKDAEGLGQILSQAHLHLKEIGVSSPEADSLVEAALIHGALGAKMSGGGLGGCIIALVANLDQAQELAKRLEEKGAVQTWIESL; encoded by the coding sequence ATGACAAAAAAAGTTGGTGTCGGTCAGGCACATAGTAAGATTATTTTAATAGGAGAGCATGCGGTAGTCTACGGCTATCCAGCTATTTCTCTGCCTCTCATAGAGGTGGAGGTGACCTGCAAGGTGGTCCCTGCTGAAAGCCCGTGGCGTCTTTATGAGGAGGATACCTTGTCCATGGCAGTGTATGCCTCGCTGGAGTATTTGGATATCAAAGAAGCTTGCATTCGATGTGTGATTGACTCGGCTATCCCTGAAAAACGGGGGATGGGTTCGTCAGCTGCTATCAGCATAGCAGCCATTCGAGCTGTTTTTGACTACTATCAAGCCGACCTGCCTCATCATGTACTAGAAATCTTGGTCAATCGGGCTGAGATGATTGCCCATATGAATCCAAGCGGGTTGGATGCCAAGACCTGTCTCAGTGATCAACCCATTCGCTTTATCAAGAACCTTGGTTTTACAGAACTTGAGATGAACCTATCTGCCTATTTGGTGATTGCTGATACGGGAGTTTATGGTCATACTCGTGAAGCCATCCAAGTGGTTCAGAGCAAGGGGAAGGATGCTCTGCCGTTTTTGCATGCCTTGGGAGAATTGACCCAGCAAGCAGAAGATGCGATTAGACGAAAAGATGCTGAAGGACTGGGACAAATCCTCAGTCAAGCGCATTTACATTTAAAAGAAATTGGTGTCAGCAGTCCTGAGGCAGACTCCCTCGTTGAAGCGGCTCTTATCCATGGTGCTCTAGGTGCCAAGATGAGTGGTGGTGGGTTAGGAGGCTGTATTATCGCCTTGGTAGCCAATCTGGACCAAGCGCAAGAACTAGCAAAACGATTAGAAGAGAAAGGAGCTGTTCAGACATGGATCGAAAGCCTGTAA
- the mvaD gene encoding diphosphomevalonate decarboxylase: MDRKPVTVRSYANIAIIKYWGKKKEKEMVPATSSISLTLENMYTETTLSPLPAHATADAFYINGQLQNEAEHAKMSKIIDRYRPEGEGFVRIDTQNNMPTAAGLSSSSSGLSALVKACNAYFQLGLNRSQLAQEAKFASGSSSRSFYGPLGAWDKDSGEIYPVETDLKLAMIMLVLEDKKKPISSRDGMKLCVETSTTFDDWVRQSEKDYQDMLLYLKENDFAKVGELTERNALAMHATTKTASPAFSYLTDASYEAMDFVRQLRKQGEACYFTMDAGPNVKVLCQEEDLEHLSEIFGQRYRLIVSKTKDLSQDDCC; encoded by the coding sequence ATGGATCGAAAGCCTGTAACAGTACGTTCCTACGCAAATATTGCCATTATCAAATATTGGGGAAAGAAAAAAGAAAAAGAGATGGTTCCTGCTACTAGCAGCATCTCTCTGACTTTGGAAAACATGTACACAGAGACGACCTTGTCGCCTCTACCAGCCCATGCGACTGCTGATGCCTTTTATATCAATGGTCAGCTCCAAAATGAGGCTGAGCATGCTAAGATGAGCAAAATCATTGACCGTTACCGTCCAGAAGGTGAGGGCTTTGTCCGTATCGATACTCAAAACAATATGCCGACTGCGGCTGGTTTATCCTCCAGTTCCAGTGGTTTGTCCGCCTTGGTCAAGGCCTGCAATGCTTATTTCCAGCTTGGTTTGAATCGGAGTCAGTTGGCTCAGGAGGCTAAGTTTGCCTCAGGCTCTTCTTCTCGCAGTTTTTATGGACCACTAGGTGCTTGGGATAAGGATAGTGGGGAAATTTACCCTGTGGAGACAGACCTGAAACTAGCTATGATTATGTTGGTGCTGGAGGACAAGAAAAAACCAATCTCTAGCCGTGATGGGATGAAACTCTGTGTGGAAACCTCGACGACCTTTGATGACTGGGTACGCCAGTCTGAGAAGGATTATCAGGACATGTTGCTCTATCTCAAGGAAAATGACTTTGCCAAGGTTGGGGAATTAACGGAGAGAAATGCCCTAGCCATGCACGCTACGACCAAAACAGCATCACCAGCCTTTTCTTATCTGACGGATGCTTCCTATGAAGCGATGGACTTTGTTCGCCAGCTTCGTAAGCAAGGGGAAGCCTGCTACTTTACCATGGATGCCGGTCCCAATGTCAAGGTCCTCTGTCAAGAGGAAGACTTGGAGCATTTGTCAGAAATTTTCGGTCAACGTTACCGCTTGATTGTGTCAAAAACAAAGGATTTGAGCCAAGATGATTGCTGTTAA
- a CDS encoding phosphomevalonate kinase — protein sequence MIAVKTCGKLYWAGEYAILEPGQLALIKAIPIYMKAEITFSDSYRIYSDMFDFAVDLTPNPDYSLIQETIALMGDFLANRGQTLRPFSLEIRGKMEREGKKFGLGSSGSVVVLVIKALLTLYDITVDTALLFKLASAVLLKRGDNGSMGDLACIVAEDLVLYQSFDRNKVAAWLEEENLATVLERDWRFSISRVKPALECDFLVGWTKEVAVSSQMVQQIKQNINQNFLTSSKATVAALVEALEQGNAEKIIEQVETASKLLEGLSADIYTPSLRQLKQASQDLQAVAKSSGAGGGDCGIALSFDVQSTETLKNRWADLGIELLYQERIGHDDKS from the coding sequence ATGATTGCTGTTAAAACTTGCGGGAAACTCTATTGGGCAGGGGAGTATGCTATTCTAGAGCCAGGACAGTTGGCCTTGATAAAGGCCATTCCCATCTATATGAAGGCTGAGATTACCTTTTCTGATAGCTACCGTATCTACTCAGATATGTTTGATTTCGCAGTGGACTTGACGCCAAATCCTGACTACAGCTTGATTCAAGAAACGATTGCTTTGATGGGGGACTTCCTCGCCAATCGTGGTCAGACTTTGCGACCTTTTTCCTTGGAAATTCGTGGAAAAATGGAACGAGAAGGTAAAAAGTTTGGTCTGGGTTCTAGTGGTAGTGTTGTTGTCTTGGTTATCAAGGCCCTGCTGACTCTATATGATATTACGGTTGATACGGCACTCTTGTTCAAGCTGGCTAGCGCGGTCTTGCTCAAGCGTGGCGACAATGGTTCCATGGGAGACCTTGCCTGTATCGTTGCAGAGGATTTGGTTCTCTATCAGTCTTTTGATCGCAATAAGGTGGCTGCTTGGTTGGAAGAAGAAAATTTGGCGACAGTTTTGGAGCGTGACTGGAGATTTTCTATTTCACGAGTAAAACCAGCCCTAGAATGTGACTTTCTAGTGGGATGGACCAAGGAAGTGGCCGTATCGAGTCAAATGGTCCAGCAAATCAAACAAAACATCAATCAGAATTTTTTAACTTCCTCAAAAGCAACGGTGGCTGCTTTGGTAGAAGCCTTGGAGCAGGGGAATGCAGAAAAAATTATCGAACAGGTGGAAACAGCCAGCAAGCTCTTAGAAGGATTGAGCGCAGATATTTACACGCCTTCGCTGAGACAGTTGAAACAAGCTAGTCAAGATTTGCAGGCCGTTGCCAAGAGTAGTGGTGCTGGTGGTGGTGACTGTGGTATTGCCTTGAGTTTTGATGTGCAATCAACTGAAACCTTAAAAAATCGCTGGGCCGATCTGGGGATTGAGCTCTTATACCAAGAAAGGATAGGACATGACGACAAATCGTAA